In Oryza sativa Japonica Group chromosome 11, ASM3414082v1, the following are encoded in one genomic region:
- the LOC107276336 gene encoding probable serine/threonine-protein kinase PBL9, which yields MRKVHDNNNVRIFTEDEIKRITKNYRTLIGKGGFGEVFSGDLDDDDGQVAVKRYIRGDLREEFMEEVRIHAQMSHKNIVKLIGYCIGENTLMMVTEFILNGSLEDVLCNREISIPLNTRLGIAVGCAEALSYMHLSSDSLVYHGDIKPGNILLDANLTAKVSDFGISKSLSGGLTRYTLHIMGCEDYVDPLYVRDGRLTPKSDVYSFGIVLLELIARKRVKQDGVNLIISFGQACANGKGLRELFDAEIVEECNMNVLEEIAKLAIECLTLDIEERPKINDVAQRLRTLQTHREGQESAARKSSSSRMLNALRKGYKQSTSIFSSTPTANHRRNAISEIKSEMAKQHNFRSFTKENLFEVMGRYKSPLGDKGSGIGRYNKGTLEDNMLVVVKSHLSDEDVFMIFYEASIVSQIVHEGIIKLLGYCFDADFPMLVYEYVDRGSLYDILNSAQDIPLGLRLKITVKTAEALDHLHSSPFCVRHGDVRSTNILLDKNLMPKISGFTSSRRLTKGNLDDPSYIDPKFLQSDVLTTESDVYGFGIILLELISRKKLLYQDKKHCPVRLIPEFIKAYKTEGSGNAMFDKGITAKKDIVVLENIGRLALRCLSMEIRPTMKDVAEQLGMIRRAWKQHAPQGHGCTGCWHL from the exons ATGAGGAAAGTCCACGATAATAATAATGTTCGGATATTCACAGAAGATGAAataaaaagaattacaaaaaaCTATAGAACTCTCATTGGAAAAGGTGGATTTGGAGAAGTCTTTAGCGGTGaccttgatgatgatgatggtcaAGTTGCGGTAAAGAGATATATCCGTGGGGATTTAAGAGAAGAGTTCATGGAAGAGGTTAGAATCCATGCCCAAATGAGCCATAAGAATATAGTGAAACTTATAGGCTATTGTATTGGAGAAAACACTCTAATGATGGTAACTGAGTTTATCTTGAATGGTAGCCTTGAAGATGTACTTTGCAACAGGGAAATTTCCATCCCTTTGAATACACGCTTGGGCATTGCTGTAGGGTGTGCAGAAGCATTGAGCTACATGCATTTATCAAGTGACAGCCTTGTATATCATGGTGATATTAAGCCTGGAAACATTCTTCTAGATGCCAATCTTACTGCCAAAGTTTCCGATTTTGGCATCTCAAAATCTCTTTCTGGAGGCCTCACTCGATATACTTTACATATTATGGGGTGTGAAGATTACGTGGACCCTTTATATGTCAGAGATGGCCGTCTTACCCCAAAGAGTGATGTTTATAGCTTTGGGATAGTTCTTTTGGAACTCATAGCTCGAAAAAGAGTAAAACAGGACGGCGTTAACTTAATTATATCCTTTGGTCAAGCTTGTGCAAACGGAAAAGGGCTGAGGGAACTGTTCGATGCAGAAATAGTAGAGGAGTGCAATATGAATGTTCTTGAAGAAATAGCAAAATTGGCAATTGAATGTCTGACATTGGACATTGAAGAACGCCCTAAAATTAATGATGTGGCTCAACGCCTTCGGACCCTTCAAACTCATAGGGAGGGGCAGGAAAGTGCAGCTCGGAAATCTTCTTCCTCACGAATGCTGAACGCATTAAGGAAAGGGTACAAGCAAAGCACAAGCATTTTCAGCTCTACTCCTACGGCCAACCATAGGCGGAATGCCATTTCGGAAATAAAATCTGAGATGGCTAAACAACACAATTTTAGAAGTTTCACAAAGGAGAATCTATTTGAAGTCATGGGGCGTTACAAATCTCCTCTTGGTGACAAAGGGTCTGGCATTGGTAGGTACAATAAAGGAACACTAGAGGACAATATGTTGGTGGTAGTGAAAAGTCACCTTTCAGATGAGGATGTCTTCATGATTTTTTATGAAGCATCCATTGTGTCCCAGATCGTTCACGAGGGCATCATAAAACTTTTGGGGTATTGCTTTGATGCTGATTTTCCCATGCTAGTATATGAGTATGTTGATCGAGGGAGTCTATACGACATTCTGAATAGTGCACAAGATATCCCACTAGGGTTACGCCTGAAGATCACGGTAAAGACTGCAGAAGCATTAGATCACCTTCACTCGTCACCATTCTGTGTGAGACACGGTGATGTCAGGTCGACCAACATACTCTTAGACAAAAACCTAATGCCAAAAATCTCAGGTTTTACATCATCAAGAAGGCTTACCAAGGGCAATTT ggATGATCCGAGCTACATCGACCCAAAATTTCTACAGTCTGATGTCCTGACAACTGAAAGCGATGTCTACGGTTTTGGTATTATTTTGCTAGAACTCATTAGCAGGAAGAAACTTTTATACCAGGACAAGAAACACTGCCCGGTTCGCCTCATCCCTGAATTCATCAAAGCTTATAAAACAGAAGGTAGTGGGAATGCAATGTTTGATAAAGGAATTACAGCCAAAAAAGATATCGTGGTTCTTGAAAACATCGGGAGGTTGGCACTGAGGTGCCTTAGCATGGAAATAAGGCCGACAATGAAGGATGTGGCTGAACAACTTGGGATGATCCGAAGGGCTTGGAAACAGCATGCACCACAGGGGCATGGATGCACAGGCTGTTGGCATctatga